One Triticum dicoccoides isolate Atlit2015 ecotype Zavitan chromosome 4B, WEW_v2.0, whole genome shotgun sequence genomic window carries:
- the LOC119293144 gene encoding cytochrome P450 72A11-like: MATSGTESFPWEQQWLVYVYAVAGAVLAWCAMRALEWAWWRPRRLERELRAQGLPGRAYHSVSGDAPFMERLHKEARSRTMPLGSHDVVLRAMPLFHQTIKEHGKLSITWFGPVPRVTITEPELVREVLSNKLGHLEKLNLGRLQRMLHHGVGSHEGEKWVKHRKIITPAFHLEKLKRMLPAFAACCTELVQRWEVLAAGDAPCEADVWPDMKNLTGDVISRAAFGSSYHEGRKVFQLQGEQIELIVQAMDKMHIPGYLFLPTKGNRRMNQIVAEIERVLKGIIAKREKALKAGEATSGDDLLGLLLESNMAHCTPGDAGITTEDLIGECKLFYFAGMETTSLLLTWTMIVLCMHPDWQDRAREEVMHVFAHGTTPDYDGLTRLKIVTMVLYEVLRLYTPLTSVHRKTCKPMDLGGVRYPAGMLFMVPFLCLHHDKDVWGADADEFRPERFANGISKAGASADAPAFFPFGWGQRTCVGQSFAMLEAKMGIAMILQRFSFELSPSYTHAPFPVGLLHPEHGAQLILTRLP; the protein is encoded by the exons ATGGCAACGAGCGGGACAGAATCTTTTCCATGGGAGCAGCAGTGGCTGGTGTATGTGTACGCGGTGGCTGGCGCGGTTCTGGCGTGGTGCGCCATGAGGGCGTTGGAGTGGGCGTGGTGGAGGCCCCGGCGTCTGGAGCGGGAGCTGCGGGCGCAGGGCCTCCCAGGCAGGGCGTACCACTCCGTCTCCGGCGACGCGCCGTTTATGGAGCGTCTCCACAAGGAAGCCAGGTCCCGGACCATGCCCCTCGGCAGCCATGACGTTGTGCTGCGGGCGATGCCGCTGTTTCACCAGACCATCAAGGAGCACG GTAAATTGTCGATCACTTGGTTTGGACCGGTGCCTAGAGTGACCATCACCGAGCCAGAACTGGTGCGAGAAGTGTTGTCCAACAAGTTGGGTCACCTTGAGAAGCTCAACCTGGGCCGACTTCAAAGGATGCTGCACCACGGTGTGGGTAGCCATGAGGGCGAAAAATGGGTTAAGCACCGGAAGATCATCACCCCTGCATTCCATCTCGAGAAGCTCAAG CGCATGTTGCCGGCTTTCGCCGCATGTTGCACGGAGCTGGTGCAGAGATGGGAGGTTCTAGCCGCCGGTGATGCGCCATGCGAGGCAGATGTCTGGCCTGATATGAAGAATCTGACAGGGGATGTCATCTCGCGGGCCGCATTCGGCAGCAGTTACCATGAAGGCAGGAAGGTATTCCAGCTTCAGGGTGAGCAGATCGAGCTCATCGTGCAAGCCATGGACAAGATGCATATCCCTGGTTACCT GTTCTTGCCAACCAAAGGCAACCGAAGGATGAATCAGATTGTTGCGGAGATCGAGAGGGTCCTAAAAGGCATTATCGCGAAAAGAGAGAAGGCCTTGAAAGCCGGCGAAGCTACGAGTGGTGACGATCTTCTCGGGCTGCTGCTGGAGTCCAACATGGCACACTGCACGCCGGGAGATGCCGGCATCACGACGGAAGACCTGATCGGAGAGTGCAAACTGTTCTACTTCGCGGGCATGGAGACCACGTCCTTGCTGCTCACGTGGACCATGATCGTGCTCTGCATGCACCCGGACTGGCAGGACCGTGCCAGGGAGGAGGTCATGCATGTCTTCGCCCACGGCACGACGCCAGATTACGACGGCTTAACTCGCCTAAAAATCGTAACAATGGTGTTGTACGAGGTGTTGCGGCTGTACACGCCGCTGACGTCGGTCCATCGCAAGACTTGTAAGCCCATGGACCTCGGCGGTGTCAGGTACCCGGCAGGCATGCTGTTCATGGTGCCATTCCTGTGCCTCCACCATGACAAGGATGTTTGGGGCGCAGACGCCGACGAGTTCAGGCCAGAGAGGTTCGCCAATGGGATCTCCAAGGCAGGGGCATCGGCTGACGCGCCGGCCTTCTTTCCATTCGGCTGGGGCCAGCGGACCTGCGTCGGCCAGAGCTTCGCGATGCTCGAGGCCAAGATGGGGATCGCCATGATTCTGCAGCGCTTCTCTTTCGAGCTCTCGCCTTCCTACACACATGCGCCGTTCCCTGTTGGCCTGCTGCACCCAGAGCACGGTGCGCAACTCATTCTCACAAGGCTTCCGTGA
- the LOC119293143 gene encoding UDP-glycosyltransferase 73C1-like — MAPVDVETEKSITLPPPHFVLVPLMGQGHTTPMADLACLIVGRGARVSLVTTPVNAARLRGLAAMARSALLPLEIVELPFPPADDGLPRGSNDNSDNVLQLFLSLYRLAGPLEAYVRSLPWRPSCIISDSCNPWTVGVARSVGIPRLTFTGPSCFYSLCDFNVAKHGLLHNGGVVPGMPVQVELSKDTWAAAFLTCMPAWGKFVEEVREGIRMADGAVVNTFLGLEEQFVACYEAALGKPVWALGPFFLNSRDEEARAVDQSAVIAWLDMMDQSTVVYVCFGSLAQMLPKQLYEVGYGLEDSGKPFLWVVKESEIVLPEAQEWLQALEARTAGQGLIVRGWAPQLAILSHRAVGGFMTHCGWNSLLESVAHGVPVITWPHFGDQFLNEWLAVHVLGVGVPVMPFGNDKAMVRGHIARAVSELMGGGAVAEERRIKCKEYKERAHGAIAKGGSSHENLTLLLHSFMWSGSKE; from the coding sequence ATGGCGCCCGTGGACGTGGAGACGGAGAAATCCATTACTCTTCCACCACCACACTTTGTTCTGGTCCCACTCATGGGGCAGGGCCACACCACCCCCATGGCCGACCTTGCGTGCCTCATTGTGGGGCGCGGCGCGCGAGTCAGCCTCGTCACCACGCCCGTCAATGCCGCGCGCCTGCGGGGACTAGCCGCCATGGCGCGGAGCGCCCTGTTGCCGCTGGAAATTGTCGAGCTCCCATTCCCGCCGGCCGACGACGGGCTGCCCCGGGGCAGCAACGACAATAGTGACAATGTCCTTCAATTGTTCCTGTCCCTCTATAGGCTCGCCGGGCCACTCGAGGCCTACGTGCGCTCGCTGCCCTGGCGCCCCAGCTGCATCATCTCCGACTCCTGCAACCCGTGGACGGTCGGCGTCGCCAGGAGCGTCGGGATCCCTCGGCTCACCTTCACCGGCCCTTCCTGTTTCTACTCGCTCTGCGACTTCAACGTCGCCAAGCACGGGCTTCTTCACAACGGCGGCGTTGTGCCAGGCATGCCGGTGCAAGTGGAGTTGAGCAAGGACACATGGGCCGCCGCCTTCCTAACTTGCATGCCTGCATGGGGGAAGTTCGTGGAGGAGGTGAGGGAGGGCATCCGCATGGCCGACGGCGCCGTGGTGAACACGTTCCTGGGCCTCGAGGAGCAGTTCGTCGCATGCTACGAGGCAGCGCTGGGCAAGCCGGTGTGGGCGCTCGGGCCCTTCTTCCTCAATAGCCGGGACGAGGAGGCACGCGCCGTAGACCAGAGCGCGGTCATCGCTTGGCTGGACATGATGGACCAAAGCACGGTCGTGTATGTCTGTTTCGGTAGCCTCGCGCAGATGCTTCCCAAGCAGCTCTATGAGGTCGGATACGGCCTTGAGGACTCTGGGAAGCCGTTCCTTTGGGTGGTGAAGGAGTCCGAGATTGTGTTGCCGGAAGCGCAAGAGTGGCTCCAAGCCCTCGAGGCACGTACAGCAGGGCAGGGGCTCATAGTGCGTGGATGGGCGCCTCAACTCGCCATTCTATCGCACCGCGCCGTTGGTGGCTTCATGACGCACTGCGGGTGGAACTCCCTGCTGGAGTCCGTCGCGCATGGCGTGCCTGTCATAACGTGGCCTCACTTCGGCGACCAGTTCCTCAACGAGTGGCTTGCTGTGCACGTACTTGGGGTGGGCGTGCCCGTGATGCCATTCGGTAATGACAAGGCCATGGTGCGGGGGCACATTGCGCGAGCAGTGTCGGAGCTGATGGGCGGCGGGGCAGTGGCAGAGGAGAGGAGGATAAAGTGCAAGGAGTACAAGGAGAGAGCTCACGGAGCCATAGCGAAAGGAGGCTCATCGCATGAAAACCTGACGCTGCTATTACACAGCTTCATGTGG